The following are encoded in a window of Sminthopsis crassicaudata isolate SCR6 chromosome 5, ASM4859323v1, whole genome shotgun sequence genomic DNA:
- the LOC141542776 gene encoding olfactory receptor 6C2-like has protein sequence MRNHTVITLFILRGLTDDPQMQILLFIFLLLTYILSVTGNLTIITLTLVDPHLKTPMYFFLRNFSFLELLYTSVCIPRYLYNLSTGDYTVTYYGCFSQLFFGILLGASEFFLLAAMSYDRYVAICKPLHYATIMNSRICNQLILGCWVFGLLFIIPILGVGLELDFCNSKIIDHFLCDVSPLLEITCSDTQLMERMILTSASLTLIITLVLVILSYVYIGRTILRFPSVEQRKKAFFTCSSHIIVVSIAYGSCIFIYIKPSAKEGVALNKVVALLITSVAPVMNPFIYTLRNKQVIQAFRDTLKRIVLMSKI, from the coding sequence ATGAGAAACCACACAGTGATAACATTATTCATTCTTCGAGGACTAACAGATGACCCACAGATGCAgattctactttttatttttctgcttctgaCCTATATCCTGAGTGTAACTGGGAACTTGACCATCATCACCCTCACTCTGGTGGATCCCCACCTTAAAACtcccatgtattttttccttaggaacTTTTCCTTCTTAGAACTATTATACACATCTGTGTGCATTCCCAGATACCTTTacaatttatcaactggagaCTATACTGTGACTTATTATGGATGTTTctctcaattattttttggtatcCTTCTTGGAGCCTCAGAATTTTTTCTCTTGGCAGCAATGTCTTATGACCGCTATGTAGCTATCTGCAAACCTCTGCACTATGCAACCATCATGAACAGCAGAATCTGTAACCAGCTTATCCTGGGTTGTTGGGTATTTGGGTTGCTGTTCATCATTCCAATACTTGGTGTAGGTCTTGAGCTAGACTTCTGTAACTCCAAAATTATTGACCATTTTCTTTGTGATGTATCACCACTGCTGGAGATCACATGCTCTGATACACAGTTGATGGAAAGAATGATTTTAACCTCAGCTTCACTGACCCTCATCATCACCTTAGTGTTAGTGATTCTATCTTATGTCTATATTGGCAGGACTATTCTGAGATTCCCCTCAgttgaacaaaggaaaaaagccTTTTTCACTTGTTCCTCTCACATTATTGTTGTCTCTATCGCTTATGGCAGCTGCATCTTCATCTATATCAAACCTTCTGCAAAAGAAGGAGTGGCTTTGAATAAGGTTGTGGCACTACTTATAACCTCAGTAGCACCAGTAATGAATCCCTTTATATACACCTTGAGGAATAAACAAGTGATACAAGCTTTTAGAGATACATTGAAAAGGATTGTATTGATGTCAAAAATATAA